A single genomic interval of Streptomyces showdoensis harbors:
- a CDS encoding M14 family metallopeptidase, translating into MRLRIRGRRSAALAGLLALALAAPISALATPAGADPAPAAATRGGDEVIRQYEIAGPATPAERTALTATGVSIDEVDAGHVVVSANAQQAAHLKSLGYKPVALPAPPDRGKAATSALGPLDFPSADAKYHNYAEMNAEIDQRLAAYPSIMNKRVIGKTYQGRDIIAIKVSDNVATDEAEPEVLFTHHQHAREHLTVEMALYLLRELGAGYGTDSRITTMVNSREIWIVPDLNPDGGEYDIASGSYRSWRKNRQPNSGSSYVGTDMNRNWDYKWGCCGGSSGSKSSETYRGTAPESAPEVKVVADFVRSRVVGGKQQIKTGIDFHTYSELVLWPFGWTTADTATGMTQDDRDAFATVGKKMATSNGYTPEQSSDLYITDGSIDDYLWGAQKIFAYTFEMYPTDSWSGGFYPPDEVIERETSRNRDAVLQLLENSDCMYRSIGKAAQYCS; encoded by the coding sequence ATGCGACTTCGTATCCGCGGAAGAAGGTCGGCCGCGCTGGCCGGCCTCCTGGCGCTCGCCCTGGCGGCGCCGATCTCCGCACTCGCGACACCCGCCGGGGCCGACCCGGCGCCGGCCGCCGCCACCCGCGGCGGGGACGAGGTGATCCGGCAGTACGAGATCGCCGGACCCGCCACCCCCGCCGAACGCACCGCCCTCACCGCCACCGGCGTCTCCATCGACGAGGTCGACGCCGGCCACGTCGTGGTCAGCGCCAACGCCCAGCAGGCGGCCCACCTCAAGAGCCTCGGCTACAAGCCCGTCGCCCTGCCCGCCCCGCCCGACCGGGGCAAGGCCGCCACCAGCGCCCTCGGTCCGCTCGACTTCCCCTCCGCCGACGCGAAGTACCACAACTACGCGGAGATGAACGCCGAGATCGACCAGCGGCTCGCCGCCTACCCGTCCATCATGAACAAGCGGGTGATCGGCAAGACGTACCAGGGCCGGGACATCATCGCGATCAAGGTCAGCGACAACGTCGCCACCGACGAGGCCGAGCCCGAGGTCCTCTTCACCCACCACCAGCACGCCCGTGAGCACCTCACCGTCGAGATGGCGCTCTACCTGCTGCGCGAGCTCGGCGCGGGCTACGGCACGGACTCCCGGATCACCACCATGGTGAACAGCCGCGAGATCTGGATCGTGCCGGACCTGAACCCGGACGGCGGCGAGTACGACATCGCCAGCGGCTCCTACCGCAGCTGGCGCAAGAACCGGCAGCCCAACTCCGGTTCCTCGTACGTCGGTACGGACATGAACCGCAACTGGGACTACAAGTGGGGCTGCTGCGGCGGCTCCTCCGGCTCCAAGAGCTCCGAGACCTACCGCGGCACGGCGCCCGAGTCCGCGCCCGAGGTGAAGGTCGTCGCCGACTTCGTCCGCTCCCGGGTCGTCGGGGGCAAGCAGCAGATCAAGACCGGCATCGACTTCCACACCTACAGCGAACTGGTCCTGTGGCCCTTCGGCTGGACCACCGCGGACACCGCCACGGGCATGACCCAGGACGACCGCGACGCCTTCGCCACCGTCGGCAAGAAGATGGCGACGAGCAACGGCTACACCCCCGAGCAGTCCAGCGACCTGTACATCACGGACGGGTCGATCGACGACTACCTGTGGGGCGCGCAGAAGATCTTCGCGTACACCTTCGAGATGTACCCGACCGACTCCTGGAGCGGCGGCTTCTACCCGCCCGACGAGGTGATCGAGCGGGAGACCAGCCGCAACCGCGACGCCGTGCTCCAGCTCCTGGAGAACAGCGACTGCATGTACCGCTCGATCGGCAAGGCCGCGCAGTACTGCTCGTGA